A genomic region of Papaver somniferum cultivar HN1 chromosome 7, ASM357369v1, whole genome shotgun sequence contains the following coding sequences:
- the LOC113295825 gene encoding uncharacterized protein LOC113295825: MVAQVKSCYGINIKYHHAYKGKEASKAEIYGDDVKSYTDLVWYVEAIKATNPGSYINFEYDKETKCFKRLFICFVACIEGYRFVHPMLYCDATFLTGRFKGTLMAATGVNGNQGFFPFAYALVPGEDIEGWEWFMENLQHCVDPRPITFITDRHEGLKQSIPKYFPNSYHSYYFYHLKNNLPIKKSHEKYKQVLDLFHKAAYCYSVAKYESALNEMYGTHSSSIAESLNNWIHHERDLPPAALVDEIRIKIMRMSAERIEIIMIMTCTFQRWKVFGFPCAHVTAAITMNGTEMLRFIQPYFGSNHFRNSYAHAIRPIPNYDRPEAYEPEERVLPGIPRPPPGRPPKKRIRSAYEKDRRPMKFSNCKKIGNHNKATCRVLMLQ, translated from the exons ATGGTTGCTCAGGTGAAGAGTTGTTATGGTATTAACATAAAATACCATCATGCTTATAAAGGAAAGGAAGCATCTAAGGCAGAGATATATGGCGATGATGTAAAAAGTTATACAGATCTTGTTTGGTATGTTGAAGCAATAAAGGCTACTAATCCTGGAAGCTAtattaattttgagtatgataaaGAGACTAAATGTTTTAAGAGGCTTTTCATATGTTTTGTTGCCTGTATCGAAGGATACCGGTTCGTTCACCCTATGCTTTACTGTGATGCAACATTTCTCACTGGGAGATTCAAGGGAACATTGATGGCTGCCACTGGTGTGAATGGAAACcaag GATTTTttccttttgcgtatgctttagtTCCTGGAGAAGACATTGAAGGTTGGGAGTGGTTCATGGAAAACTTACAGCATTGTGTCGACCCTCGTCCTATCACCTTCATCACTGATCGTCATGAAGGTCTGAAACAAAGTATTCCCAAGTATTTTCCCAACTCTTATCATAGTTACTATTTCtatcatttgaagaataacctCCCCATCAAGAAATCACATGAGAAGTATAAACAAGTTCTAGATTTGTTCCATAAGGCTGCATACTGCTACAGCGTTGCCAAATATGAGTCTGCTTTGAATGAGAT GTATGGGACACACTCATCAAGTATTGCAGAGTCTTTGAATAACTGGATTCATCATGAAAGGGATCTGCCTCCAGCTGCTCTTGTTGATGAGATCAGGATAAAGATTATGAGGATGAGTGCAGAAAGGATAGAAATTATCATGATA ATGACGTGCACTTTCCAGAGATGGAAAGTGTTTGGTTTCCCCTGTGCTCACGTCACTGCTGCTATTACTATGAATGGTACTGAGATGTTGAGGTTTATTCAGCCTTACTTTGGTTCGAACCATTTTCGCAATTCTTATGCTCATGCAATACGACCCATTCCCAACTACGACAGGCCAGAAGCATATGAACCTGAAGAGAGAGTCCTTCCTGGTATTCCAAGGCCGCCTCCAGGGAGACCACCAAAGAAGCGTATTCGCAGTGCCTATGAGAAGGACAGGAGGCCTATGAAGTTCTCTAATTGCAAGAAGATTGGGAACCACAACAAAGCTACTTGTCGTGTATTAATGCTGCAGTAG